One region of Tumebacillus amylolyticus genomic DNA includes:
- a CDS encoding helix-turn-helix transcriptional regulator, translating to MSLGTKIRELRLVKGLTQSQLGEGLVTPSMISQIESDKANPSYKVLEAIAMRLEEPLEYFLADVAAQMEQTNSLKVAIAFMKAEKYDRAVTLMELLLENLSPGMNEAEFRYNMGICYMNMGEFQKSEASHVQALKLYELKLDFEGVIKVLIQLGLVFMNQKKPHKSIYEWRRALALFDNLLHSQPLLKSEVLMHLAGVSNQLGEFQDSLLYYQEAYKMLHKTNNLKEIGLLYMEMGSSYAQTQEYEKAGEYAQQAIAIFDSLNIIKLRLRINIQYAVTLREQGKPEESMKILEACIKTCHHQSLEEELCHIYGEVALHHYFQREFDQAREAVQHGLASLSIDSLPTGHLYKTLGKIDAACGDVSLALQNFKMAVNVYREQSRHLDLATSYKEIADLYEMMGDFKKATQYLNLMNEAYMENLRERGILLT from the coding sequence ATGTCACTTGGTACGAAGATCAGAGAGTTACGGCTCGTCAAAGGTCTTACTCAATCCCAACTTGGTGAGGGACTGGTTACTCCCAGCATGATCTCGCAGATCGAATCGGACAAGGCCAATCCCTCCTACAAAGTCCTTGAAGCGATTGCCATGAGACTAGAGGAGCCGCTTGAATACTTCTTGGCGGATGTCGCAGCCCAGATGGAGCAGACAAACAGCCTCAAAGTGGCAATCGCCTTCATGAAAGCTGAAAAGTATGACCGCGCCGTTACGTTGATGGAGCTTCTGTTGGAAAACTTGTCGCCGGGCATGAACGAAGCGGAATTTCGTTACAACATGGGGATCTGCTACATGAACATGGGGGAGTTTCAGAAATCAGAGGCATCACATGTACAAGCTTTGAAGCTGTATGAGTTGAAGCTCGACTTCGAGGGGGTGATCAAAGTATTGATTCAGTTGGGGCTCGTGTTCATGAACCAGAAAAAGCCCCACAAGTCTATCTACGAGTGGAGACGGGCGCTGGCTCTTTTTGATAATTTGCTTCACAGTCAACCATTGCTCAAATCGGAAGTGCTGATGCATCTCGCCGGTGTTTCCAACCAGTTGGGCGAGTTTCAGGACTCCCTTTTGTATTATCAGGAGGCCTACAAAATGCTCCACAAAACAAACAACCTCAAGGAGATCGGGCTGCTCTACATGGAGATGGGGTCGAGTTACGCGCAAACGCAAGAGTACGAAAAAGCCGGCGAGTACGCCCAGCAGGCGATTGCGATTTTTGACTCCCTGAACATCATCAAACTCAGGTTGAGGATCAATATCCAATACGCGGTCACTCTCCGGGAGCAAGGGAAGCCCGAGGAATCCATGAAGATACTCGAAGCATGTATCAAGACGTGCCACCATCAGTCACTCGAGGAAGAACTCTGCCACATCTATGGCGAGGTAGCTCTTCACCACTACTTCCAACGTGAATTCGATCAGGCTCGAGAAGCGGTTCAGCATGGGCTTGCCTCCTTGTCTATTGATTCCCTACCTACAGGGCATTTGTACAAGACTTTGGGTAAAATTGACGCAGCATGTGGGGACGTTTCCTTGGCTCTTCAAAACTTTAAGATGGCAGTCAACGTGTATCGGGAGCAAAGTCGGCATCTCGACTTAGCGACGAGCTACAAGGAGATTGCAGATCTGTACGAAATGATGGGCGATTTCAAAAAGGCCACGCAGTATCTCAATCTCATGAACGAAGCCTATATGGAAAACCTGCGAGAGCGTGGAATCTTGCTCACGTAA
- a CDS encoding metal-sensing transcriptional repressor, with product MHEHSHSHEHKHRKKVVNRLARIEGHVRAIKEMADSDRDCSDILLQIAAVRKALDNTAKVILQDHIESCVAHAMTHGEEGQVLEDLRKALEHFIR from the coding sequence ATGCACGAACATTCACATTCACATGAACACAAACATCGTAAAAAAGTGGTCAATCGTCTAGCGCGTATTGAGGGTCACGTTCGAGCGATCAAGGAAATGGCCGACTCGGACAGGGATTGCTCTGATATTCTCTTACAGATTGCCGCTGTACGAAAGGCACTAGACAACACGGCGAAAGTCATTCTACAAGATCATATCGAAAGCTGTGTTGCACATGCCATGACTCATGGCGAAGAGGGGCAGGTCTTGGAGGACCTTCGAAAAGCCTTAGAGCACTTCATTCGCTAG
- a CDS encoding helix-turn-helix domain-containing protein, translated as MSENINMLVLGQKIREWRKAAGMTQKELAEGVTSESLISQLENNSYPTLPNEEILVGICSKLGKPVSELFAESGIDKRLWDNEVLLDLIKVLLHQKDLDQAYESIQELMGRDNVAEHQKYRLTLCLGEYHIRKQEWPQTIEILTGLADELQGKREAYGRLLADLYNLLGTAWYLSTKYLDAYKNYSLAFQYSNKFHEPDLLLARITYNLGNTCRQLRYHEEAKEYLEKARTYFVDLADHLNLARSLYLLGIVHRNMDDFENAGRYLKQSLALYESLEIFEWVETAKRVYAFYVLSYDHPQEAIEELKSQASLLKDSKDFNTLALTYARIADLHLESKETSEAGRFVGMAASLFEHVIEAPNEEYFAHVLATSAKYNLQLNKFDDCIELAFKSAEILGKMDLDRDMAESLEIVKSAYKAKGDTSKALETAEQINTVLFRTLRPQVMP; from the coding sequence ATGAGCGAAAACATAAACATGCTGGTTTTGGGTCAAAAAATCCGCGAATGGCGTAAAGCTGCGGGTATGACTCAAAAAGAGCTGGCAGAAGGAGTTACCTCAGAATCTTTGATTAGCCAATTGGAGAATAATTCGTACCCCACCCTGCCGAATGAGGAAATCTTGGTGGGGATTTGCAGTAAATTGGGCAAGCCGGTCAGTGAGCTTTTCGCTGAGTCCGGGATCGACAAACGCCTCTGGGACAATGAGGTCTTGCTAGACCTGATCAAGGTCTTGTTGCACCAAAAAGATCTGGATCAGGCATACGAATCAATCCAAGAACTCATGGGGCGAGACAATGTTGCCGAACACCAAAAGTACCGGCTCACTCTTTGTCTTGGGGAGTATCACATCCGAAAACAAGAATGGCCTCAGACAATCGAAATACTCACAGGACTGGCAGATGAGTTACAAGGTAAGAGAGAGGCATACGGCCGTTTGCTGGCTGACCTGTATAATCTCCTCGGCACTGCATGGTATCTTTCGACGAAGTATCTAGATGCCTATAAAAACTACTCGTTGGCGTTCCAATATAGCAACAAGTTCCATGAGCCAGACCTACTGTTGGCTCGGATTACCTACAATCTTGGCAATACTTGTCGACAACTGCGATACCACGAAGAAGCGAAGGAATACCTAGAAAAAGCACGTACATACTTTGTTGATTTAGCTGATCATCTGAACTTGGCAAGATCTTTGTATCTCCTCGGAATTGTGCACCGAAATATGGACGACTTCGAAAATGCAGGGAGATATCTAAAACAATCTTTAGCACTCTACGAATCCCTTGAAATCTTTGAATGGGTTGAGACTGCCAAGCGAGTATATGCGTTCTATGTTTTATCGTACGATCATCCGCAGGAAGCGATTGAAGAATTGAAGTCTCAAGCATCGTTATTGAAAGACTCAAAGGATTTCAATACCTTGGCATTAACGTACGCACGCATTGCCGATCTACATCTAGAATCAAAGGAAACAAGTGAGGCTGGCCGTTTCGTTGGAATGGCAGCAAGTCTATTCGAACATGTCATCGAAGCACCGAATGAAGAGTATTTTGCTCATGTTTTGGCGACGAGCGCAAAGTACAATTTACAGCTTAACAAGTTTGATGACTGTATTGAACTGGCATTCAAGTCTGCAGAGATTCTTGGTAAAATGGATCTAGATAGGGACATGGCGGAATCTTTGGAAATTGTCAAATCTGCCTACAAAGCAAAGGGCGACACGTCCAAGGCATTGGAGACAGCGGAGCAAATAAACACAGTATTGTTCCGAACATTAAGACCGCAGGTTATGCCCTAA
- a CDS encoding aspartyl-phosphate phosphatase Spo0E family protein — translation MNQGSEMLPCFFVKGVTVLEHELELETLINQLRQQMTQAYEEKGTLTDACVIAISQELDLHIVKAQRLKSSEKTTDDGSHFSTLT, via the coding sequence TTGAACCAAGGTAGCGAAATGCTACCTTGTTTTTTTGTGAAAGGTGTGACGGTTTTGGAGCATGAACTCGAACTGGAGACCCTGATCAACCAATTACGCCAACAAATGACACAAGCCTATGAAGAAAAGGGCACCCTCACGGATGCCTGTGTGATCGCCATTAGTCAGGAGTTGGATCTACATATTGTGAAAGCCCAACGTCTCAAGTCTAGCGAAAAAACAACAGATGATGGTTCCCACTTCAGTACGCTTACGTGA